A genomic region of Oncorhynchus mykiss isolate Arlee chromosome 4, USDA_OmykA_1.1, whole genome shotgun sequence contains the following coding sequences:
- the LOC110520971 gene encoding trace amine-associated receptor 1-like, producing the protein MERGISLSKADIVENIFLCFESVNGSCKRSIFPPTIRVLLYLLLGSMSVLTVCGNLLVIIPIIHFKQLHTPTNYLILSLAVSDLLLGVLVLPPRMVYSVESCWYFGDLFCKIYTSTDVMLSNTSILNLCFISIDRYYAVCHPLLYRTKITVHVVLIMMLVIWTGSAIVVFGIVFLELSTWGMEDFYSNNVACEGECIFFQNKASSTASLVLSFYIPGVGMLSIYLKIFLVAQRQARSIQGTTNQNSVGKSQRKATKTLAIIMGVFLSFWTPFFVINSIDPFISYSTPPVLFETLIWIGYLNSAINPMVYAFFYSWFRRAFRIIISGQIFQPDSSEIQLFSEVQ; encoded by the coding sequence GAgaatatatttctatgttttgaatCGGTGAATGGGTCTTGCAAAAGATCTATCTTTCCTCCAACAATACGAGTATTACTTTATCTCTTACTAGGCTCAATGTCTGTTCTCACAGTGTGTGGCAACCTTCTTGTAATCATCCCCATCATTCACTTCAAACAGCTCCACACCccaaccaactacctcatcctctctctggctgtgtcagACCTCCTCTTGGGAGTTTTAGTGTTGCCTCCCAGAATGGTATATTCAGTGGAAAGCTGCTGGTATTTTGGAGATTTATTCTGTAAAATCTACACCAGCACTGATGTTATGTTGAGCAATACATCCATTCTTAACTTGTGTTTTATTTCTATTGATCGGTATTATGCAGTGTGTCACCCTCTCCTTTACAGAACTAAAATAACTGTTCATGTTGTTCTGATTATGATGCTGGTCATCTGGACTGGTTCTGCTATAGTAGTGTTTGGTATAGTATTTTTGGAGCTCAGTACTTGGGGCATGGAGGATTTTTACTCTAATAATGTTGCCTGTGAGGGAGaatgtattttctttcaaaacaaagCATCGAGTACTGCGTCTTTGGTTCTCTCATTCTACATCCCAGGAGTAGGGATGCTTAGCATCTACCTAAAGATTTTCCTAGTAGCACAGAGACAGGCACGCTCAATTCAGGGTACAACCAATCAGAACTCTGTAGGCAAATCACAGAGGAAGGCCACCAAAACACTTGCTATCATTATGGGTGTATTTCTATCATTCTGGACACCCTTTTTTGTCATCAACAGCATTGATCCTTTTATTAGTTACTCTACCCCACCTGTTTTGTTTGAAACACTTATATGGATTGGCTATTTGAATTCAGCTATTAATCCCATGGTGTATGCATTCTTTTACAGTTGGTTCAGGAGGGCGTTTAGAATTATAATTTCTGGTCAAATATTTCAACCTGACTCTTCAGAAATACAATTGTTTTCAGaagtacagtga